In one Streptomyces sp. NBC_00597 genomic region, the following are encoded:
- a CDS encoding trypsin-like serine protease, whose product MDKRTVVTGVLCAVAALGASAAMTKVVPAAEDRSAPHVKAAAPAKPSPGQSSRSQAAKEPQLSTSGTPRPGSPAAFTGALFEGGVQGDHFCTATVVHSPGKNLIVTAGHCLLAGKHDGGGAVFAPAYVNGGAPYGAWTIDEVYEDPRWSDDSDDDYDLAFARLAPDASGRNIEDVTGAATLDTTSRSGEEITVTGYPADRKVPRTCTASAIRETPTEQRFDCADFPGGTSGSAWLARDGKIIGVLTGGDTDDVSTSTILGDYAAALYAKATTAAR is encoded by the coding sequence GTGGACAAGCGGACCGTGGTGACCGGAGTGTTGTGCGCGGTGGCGGCGCTGGGTGCGTCCGCTGCCATGACGAAGGTGGTGCCGGCTGCGGAGGACCGGTCGGCCCCGCACGTCAAGGCAGCGGCTCCGGCGAAGCCCTCGCCAGGCCAATCTTCGCGATCGCAAGCGGCGAAGGAGCCGCAACTGAGCACCTCGGGCACGCCCCGGCCGGGCAGCCCCGCCGCCTTCACCGGGGCCCTCTTCGAAGGCGGCGTGCAGGGCGACCACTTCTGCACCGCCACCGTCGTGCACAGTCCGGGCAAGAACCTGATCGTCACCGCCGGGCACTGCCTGCTCGCCGGGAAGCATGATGGCGGCGGGGCCGTCTTCGCACCCGCGTACGTGAACGGCGGTGCCCCGTACGGCGCCTGGACGATCGACGAGGTCTACGAGGACCCCCGCTGGTCCGACGACTCCGACGACGACTACGACCTCGCCTTCGCACGCCTCGCCCCGGACGCCTCCGGCCGCAACATCGAGGACGTCACCGGCGCCGCGACCCTGGACACCACGAGCCGCTCCGGTGAGGAGATCACCGTCACCGGCTACCCGGCGGACCGCAAGGTCCCCCGTACGTGCACGGCGTCGGCGATCCGCGAAACCCCGACCGAACAGCGCTTCGACTGCGCGGACTTCCCGGGCGGCACGAGCGGCAGCGCCTGGCTCGCCCGCGACGGGAAGATCATCGGCGTCCTGACGGGCGGCGACACGGACGACGTCTCGACCAGCACCATCCTCGGCGACTACGCGGCGGCGCTGTACGCCAAGGCGACCACCGCGGCCCGCTAG
- a CDS encoding amidohydrolase family protein codes for METFPKIISVDDHTVEPPHVWRDRLPSKYRDSGPRIVRAPLKEMTFLGGKFAPVMGARGDDGPIGDWWVYEDLHRPLTRLDTAVGYDRDEIRLEVITYEQMRPGSFSVPDRLADMDVNHVQSALCFPTFPRFCGQTFTEAKDRELGLLGVRAYNDWMVEEWCGPDARGRLIPLTLIPLWDARLAAAEVRRNAARGVRAVAFSEIPPHLGLPSIHTDEWDPFLEACNETGTVIAMHIGSSSRMPSTSADAPPAVGSTVTFANCCFSMVDWLMSGKFERFPNLKIMYAEGQIGWIPYILERADVVWEENRAWGGVADKVLRPPSELFAEHVFGCFFDDPFGLKNLDSIGVANVLYETDYPHSDSTWPKSREVGEAQMGHLAPDVVDRIVRGNAIDLLGLTPEGLWPGA; via the coding sequence ATGGAGACCTTCCCGAAGATCATCTCGGTGGACGACCACACGGTTGAACCTCCCCACGTCTGGCGGGACCGGCTCCCGTCCAAATACCGGGACTCCGGACCCCGGATCGTCCGCGCCCCCCTCAAGGAAATGACCTTCCTCGGCGGCAAGTTCGCCCCCGTGATGGGCGCCAGGGGTGACGACGGTCCGATCGGCGACTGGTGGGTCTACGAAGACCTGCACCGCCCCCTCACCCGGCTCGACACCGCCGTCGGCTACGACCGCGACGAGATCAGGCTGGAGGTGATCACGTACGAGCAGATGCGCCCGGGGTCCTTCTCGGTTCCCGACCGCCTCGCGGACATGGACGTCAACCACGTCCAGTCCGCCCTCTGCTTCCCCACCTTCCCCCGCTTCTGCGGCCAGACCTTCACCGAGGCCAAGGACCGCGAACTCGGACTCCTCGGCGTACGGGCGTACAACGACTGGATGGTGGAGGAATGGTGCGGCCCCGACGCCCGCGGCCGGCTGATCCCCCTCACCCTCATCCCGCTCTGGGACGCCCGCCTCGCCGCCGCCGAGGTCCGCCGCAACGCGGCCCGCGGCGTCCGCGCCGTCGCCTTCTCGGAGATACCGCCCCACCTCGGACTCCCCTCCATCCACACCGACGAGTGGGACCCCTTCTTGGAGGCGTGCAACGAGACCGGCACGGTCATCGCCATGCACATCGGCTCGTCCTCGCGCATGCCGTCCACTTCCGCGGACGCCCCGCCCGCAGTCGGCTCCACCGTCACCTTCGCCAACTGCTGCTTCTCGATGGTCGACTGGCTGATGAGCGGCAAGTTCGAACGCTTCCCCAACCTCAAGATCATGTACGCGGAGGGCCAGATCGGCTGGATCCCGTACATCCTGGAACGCGCCGACGTGGTCTGGGAGGAGAACCGCGCCTGGGGCGGCGTCGCGGACAAGGTGCTGCGCCCGCCGTCGGAACTCTTCGCCGAACACGTCTTCGGCTGCTTCTTCGACGACCCCTTCGGGCTGAAGAACCTCGACTCCATCGGAGTCGCCAACGTCCTCTACGAGACGGACTACCCGCACTCGGACTCGACCTGGCCCAAGTCCCGCGAGGTGGGTGAAGCCCAGATGGGCCACCTGGCGCCGGACGTCGTGGACCGCATCGTCCGCGGCAACGCGATCGACCTCCTCGGCCTGACCCCCGAAGGCCTGTGGCCGGGAGCCTAG